In Kocuria turfanensis, a single genomic region encodes these proteins:
- a CDS encoding universal stress protein has protein sequence MSDIPTGDRVVVGVDGSAASAEALREGARWAQVLDAPLDAVMCWDSPYLDESYSGITPEEFRAEHEQRFAAIFAEVFGDERPERLTTRLVRGRAAERLLEESEGARMLVVGRRGTGRVLRTVLGSVSSALVSHARCPVLVVHP, from the coding sequence ATGAGCGACATCCCCACCGGCGACCGCGTCGTCGTGGGCGTCGACGGTTCGGCGGCGTCCGCGGAGGCCCTGCGGGAGGGAGCCCGTTGGGCGCAGGTCCTCGACGCGCCGCTCGACGCGGTCATGTGCTGGGACAGCCCGTACCTCGACGAGAGCTACTCCGGCATCACGCCCGAGGAGTTCCGCGCGGAGCACGAGCAACGGTTCGCGGCAATCTTCGCCGAGGTCTTCGGGGACGAACGCCCGGAGCGTCTGACCACCCGGCTGGTGCGCGGCCGGGCGGCGGAGCGCCTCCTCGAGGAGAGCGAGGGCGCACGGATGCTGGTCGTGGGCCGGCGCGGAACGGGCCGGGTGCTGCGCACGGTGCTGGGCTCGGTCAGCTCGGCCCTGGTCTCCCACGCCCGGTGCCCCGTGCTGGTCGTGCACCCCTGA
- a CDS encoding EamA family transporter translates to MLSIQLGSALSVDLIGAVGPAGTAWLRLSAGALIFLVLARPPLRSVRRHDVPALLGLGLTTGVMTTGFLAAIERIPLGTAVAIEFLGPLTVAAVRSHSLRALAWPALALAGVVLLTEPWHGRIDLAGIGFAGLAAVGWGFYILLTQRIGDRFNGIDALSMTVPVAAAAAAVVGIPQAAGHITPGVLAAAAGLALLLPVLPFALEMLALCRMTPTAFGTLMAVEPAFGVLLGLLVLHQQPSGVQTAGILLVVLAGAAAQRGGRRRPRTSEPTAARPALDPIS, encoded by the coding sequence ATGCTCTCGATCCAGCTGGGCTCGGCCCTGTCCGTGGACCTGATCGGCGCGGTCGGCCCGGCCGGGACCGCCTGGCTGCGGCTCAGCGCGGGAGCGCTGATCTTCCTGGTCCTGGCCCGCCCGCCGCTGCGGTCCGTGCGCCGGCACGACGTGCCGGCGCTGCTGGGCCTGGGCCTCACCACCGGGGTGATGACCACCGGCTTCCTCGCCGCGATCGAGCGCATCCCGCTGGGCACCGCCGTGGCGATCGAGTTCCTCGGCCCGCTGACCGTGGCCGCCGTGCGCTCCCACAGCCTCCGGGCGCTCGCCTGGCCCGCCCTGGCGCTGGCCGGGGTGGTGCTGCTGACCGAGCCCTGGCACGGCCGGATCGACCTCGCCGGCATCGGGTTCGCCGGGCTGGCCGCCGTCGGGTGGGGGTTCTACATCCTGCTCACCCAGCGGATCGGTGACCGCTTCAACGGCATCGACGCGCTGTCGATGACCGTGCCCGTCGCCGCGGCGGCGGCAGCGGTCGTCGGCATCCCGCAGGCCGCCGGGCACATCACCCCCGGCGTGCTCGCCGCCGCGGCCGGGCTCGCCCTGCTGCTCCCCGTCCTGCCGTTCGCCCTGGAGATGCTCGCGCTGTGCCGGATGACGCCCACCGCCTTCGGCACCCTGATGGCCGTGGAGCCGGCCTTCGGGGTGCTCCTGGGGCTGCTCGTGCTCCACCAGCAGCCCTCCGGCGTCCAGACCGCCGGCATCCTGCTCGTCGTCCTCGCCGGTGCGGCCGCCCAGCGCGGTGGCCGGCGCCGCCCGAGGACCTCCGAGCCCACCGCCGCCCGGCCCGCCCTCGACCCGATCAGCTAG
- a CDS encoding MOSC domain-containing protein yields MTTTHRYHVEILHLLVSPGHAYFGRARDGAADVPTTDADRAELVTGKGIVGDRFFGKAAHMDAAVTLLAVEALEAIAADLGAEPFDPLLARRNVVLRGAELAPLLGQEFALESRGELVRLRAGRPAHPCAWMDRMLAPGAHAAMRGRGGLRCRPLSDGVLLRGPAVLHSPVPLDPERAGDAVRLRPARLP; encoded by the coding sequence ATGACGACGACCCACCGCTACCACGTGGAGATCCTCCACCTGCTCGTCTCCCCCGGCCACGCCTACTTCGGCCGGGCCCGGGACGGCGCCGCGGACGTGCCGACGACGGACGCGGACCGCGCCGAGCTGGTGACCGGCAAGGGCATCGTCGGCGACCGGTTCTTCGGCAAGGCCGCGCACATGGACGCGGCCGTCACCCTGCTCGCCGTCGAGGCGCTCGAGGCCATCGCGGCCGACCTCGGCGCCGAGCCCTTCGACCCTCTGCTCGCCCGGCGCAACGTGGTCCTGCGCGGCGCCGAACTGGCCCCGCTGCTCGGCCAGGAGTTCGCCCTGGAGTCGCGCGGTGAGCTCGTGCGGCTGCGAGCCGGGCGACCCGCTCACCCCTGCGCGTGGATGGACCGGATGCTCGCCCCCGGGGCGCACGCGGCGATGCGCGGGCGGGGAGGTCTGCGCTGCCGGCCGCTCTCGGACGGGGTCCTGCTCCGTGGGCCGGCCGTGCTGCACAGCCCGGTGCCCCTGGACCCGGAGCGGGCCGGGGACGCGGTCCGGCTGCGCCCGGCCCGGCTGCCCTGA
- a CDS encoding PadR family transcriptional regulator yields the protein MSTTTQRSEWLRGVLGLCVLRAMADGPTYGYAIAANLARAGFGDVKGGTLYPLLARLEKNDLVTVEWRAGAGGPGRKYFSLTDAGRAELEQGITQWQAFSSVVTGYLTSDSAGDAPTSPRPPTP from the coding sequence ATGAGCACCACCACCCAGCGCAGCGAGTGGCTCCGCGGAGTCCTGGGCCTGTGCGTGCTGCGGGCCATGGCCGACGGACCGACCTACGGGTACGCGATCGCCGCGAACCTGGCCCGGGCGGGCTTCGGGGACGTCAAGGGCGGAACGCTCTATCCCCTGCTGGCCCGGCTCGAGAAGAACGATCTCGTCACCGTCGAGTGGAGAGCCGGGGCGGGTGGCCCCGGCCGCAAGTACTTCTCGCTCACCGACGCCGGCCGCGCCGAGCTGGAGCAGGGCATCACCCAGTGGCAGGCGTTCTCGAGCGTGGTCACCGGCTACCTGACCTCCGACAGCGCCGGCGACGCCCCGACGTCCCCCCGTCCCCCTACTCCCTGA
- a CDS encoding FG-GAP repeat domain-containing protein, giving the protein MKHSLVSRALTGASAAVLATTGIALGGPAHAASAQPVFSYSQGWRVDQHVRELADVNGDGRADVVGFGNSGVQVAFGQTDGTFSTPRMSVRDFGAAQGWRNDRHVRTLADVDGDRRDDIVGFGNAGVYVAYSRGDGSFTAPALKVREFGWNQGWRVDQHPRELADLNGNLTADIVGFGYSGVTISHGRTDRTFDGTGKRIDSFGWDRGWRVDKNPRLLADVDGNSTADIVGFGDAGTYVSYFSALGDTFTQPALEIRDFGYAQGWRVGQHPRMLADVNVNPAGNAAADIIGFGYSGVSVAYSLNGGDYTGAAVRVNNFGQAQGWRGDRHPRTHADINVDGIQDLVGFGNAGVYVAHGRANNTFGPVYLKVAAFGYDDGWTEERYPRLLGDVNGDGRDDVVGFGHSATYVQLS; this is encoded by the coding sequence ATGAAACACTCACTCGTCTCGCGCGCCCTCACCGGGGCGTCCGCGGCCGTGCTGGCCACCACCGGGATCGCTCTGGGCGGACCGGCCCACGCGGCGTCGGCGCAGCCCGTCTTCTCCTACAGCCAGGGCTGGCGCGTGGACCAGCACGTGCGCGAGCTCGCCGACGTCAACGGGGACGGCCGCGCCGACGTCGTGGGCTTCGGCAACAGCGGCGTGCAGGTCGCCTTCGGACAGACCGACGGCACCTTCAGCACGCCGAGGATGAGCGTGCGCGACTTCGGGGCCGCCCAGGGCTGGCGCAACGACCGGCACGTGCGCACCCTGGCCGACGTCGACGGCGACCGCCGCGACGACATCGTCGGCTTCGGCAACGCCGGCGTCTACGTGGCCTACTCCCGGGGCGACGGCAGCTTCACCGCGCCGGCGCTGAAGGTCCGCGAGTTCGGCTGGAACCAGGGCTGGCGGGTCGACCAGCACCCGCGCGAGCTCGCCGACCTCAACGGCAACCTGACGGCCGACATCGTGGGCTTCGGCTACTCGGGGGTGACGATCTCCCACGGGCGCACCGACCGCACCTTCGACGGCACCGGCAAGCGGATCGACAGCTTCGGCTGGGACCGCGGCTGGCGGGTCGACAAGAACCCGCGGCTGCTCGCCGACGTCGACGGCAACAGCACGGCCGACATCGTCGGCTTCGGGGACGCCGGCACGTACGTCTCCTACTTCTCCGCCCTGGGCGACACGTTCACCCAGCCCGCACTGGAGATCCGCGACTTCGGCTACGCCCAGGGCTGGCGGGTCGGCCAGCACCCCCGGATGCTGGCCGACGTCAACGTCAACCCGGCCGGCAACGCCGCGGCGGACATCATCGGCTTCGGCTACTCGGGGGTCTCCGTCGCCTACTCGCTGAACGGGGGCGACTACACCGGTGCGGCCGTGCGGGTGAACAACTTCGGCCAGGCCCAGGGGTGGCGCGGCGACCGCCATCCGCGGACCCATGCGGACATCAACGTCGACGGCATCCAGGACCTCGTGGGCTTCGGCAACGCCGGGGTCTACGTCGCCCACGGCCGGGCGAACAACACCTTCGGCCCGGTGTACCTGAAGGTCGCCGCCTTCGGCTACGACGACGGCTGGACGGAGGAGCGGTATCCGCGCCTGCTCGGGGACGTGAACGGCGACGGCCGTGACGACGTCGTCGGCTTCGGGCACTCGGCCACGTACGTCCAGCTCTCCTGA
- a CDS encoding Hsp20/alpha crystallin family protein, producing the protein MAGLMRREAFDVLEPLRRLMEGDLETTWPRVEEFQDGNTMVIRAELPGIDPDKDVELTVVNDTLHLRATRQERTEHKDKGSYRSEFHYGSFSRSLPLPKGCREEDITAAYTDGVLEVRAPMREPGEQATKKIPVSRRESGSA; encoded by the coding sequence ATGGCTGGATTGATGCGCAGGGAGGCCTTCGACGTGCTCGAGCCCCTCCGTCGTCTCATGGAGGGCGACCTGGAGACCACGTGGCCGCGCGTGGAGGAGTTCCAGGACGGCAACACCATGGTGATCCGGGCGGAGCTGCCCGGGATCGACCCGGACAAGGACGTCGAGCTCACGGTCGTCAACGACACCCTGCATCTGCGGGCCACCCGGCAGGAGAGGACCGAGCACAAGGACAAGGGCAGCTACCGCTCCGAGTTCCACTACGGCTCCTTCTCCCGCTCCCTGCCCCTGCCCAAGGGCTGCCGGGAGGAGGACATCACCGCCGCCTACACCGACGGGGTGCTCGAGGTCCGGGCCCCGATGCGCGAGCCGGGCGAGCAGGCCACCAAGAAGATCCCGGTGAGCCGCCGGGAATCCGGCTCCGCCTAG
- the yczE gene encoding membrane protein YczE has translation MLMRRLVQLYAGLVAYGLSLALMLRADLGLDPWDVFHQGVAERLGWSFGAVVIATGALVLLLWVPLRQRPGLGTVSNIVVIGLVVDAALLVLPHATGIPARMGLLAGGVLLSGAATAAYIGARFGPGPRDGLMTGLVERTGGSVRRVRTAIELCVLATGWVLGGSVGVGTVVYALAIGPLVHRLLPLLDLPAGPRTVPVPRERTAP, from the coding sequence ATGTTGATGCGCAGACTCGTCCAGTTGTACGCCGGCCTGGTGGCCTACGGCCTCTCGCTCGCCCTGATGCTGCGGGCCGACCTCGGCCTGGATCCCTGGGACGTCTTCCACCAGGGCGTGGCCGAGCGGCTCGGCTGGAGCTTCGGGGCGGTGGTGATCGCCACCGGTGCGCTGGTCCTCCTGCTCTGGGTGCCGCTGCGGCAGCGGCCCGGTCTCGGGACGGTGAGCAACATCGTGGTCATCGGCCTGGTCGTCGACGCCGCCCTGCTCGTGCTCCCGCACGCCACCGGCATCCCGGCCCGGATGGGACTGCTCGCGGGCGGTGTCCTGCTCAGCGGGGCGGCCACCGCCGCCTACATCGGGGCCCGCTTCGGTCCCGGCCCCCGCGACGGCCTGATGACCGGGCTGGTGGAGCGCACCGGCGGGTCCGTCCGGCGGGTGCGCACGGCCATCGAGCTCTGCGTCCTGGCCACGGGCTGGGTGCTGGGCGGCAGCGTGGGCGTGGGCACCGTCGTCTACGCGCTGGCCATCGGCCCGCTCGTCCACCGCCTGCTGCCGCTGCTGGACCTCCCCGCCGGTCCCCGCACCGTGCCCGTCCCCCGGGAGAGGACCGCGCCGTGA
- a CDS encoding mannitol-1-phosphate 5-dehydrogenase, which yields MSTAVHFGAGNIGRGFVGLLLHEAGYEVVFADVAAPLIDALASTPSYTVHEAGEGGRDHVVEGYRAVNSATDEAALVAELSRAEVVTTAVGPNILRFVAPAIAKGLAARPAGTGRQAVMACENAINATDILEREVRAAARDQGLDDAAVDARALFANTAVDRIVPNQEPGAGLDVRVEPYLEWAIEKGPFGDTVPEIPGVTWVEALGPYIERKLFTVNTGHAAAAYFGRAVGKRKLSDALADPQIRAKVEAVLQETKALLVAKHGFDPAEQEAYVQKILTRFANAELPDTVDRVGRAPLRKLSRHERFTGPAAELAERGLGTAALLEAMAAALRFDAPDDPEAAELAQLLGGTDADETVAGRLTGLEPGHPLFEDVVGIVADARASRRG from the coding sequence ATGAGCACGGCAGTGCACTTCGGTGCGGGCAACATCGGACGGGGTTTCGTGGGGCTGCTGCTCCACGAGGCGGGCTACGAGGTGGTCTTCGCGGACGTGGCGGCGCCGCTGATCGACGCGCTGGCCTCGACCCCCAGCTACACGGTGCACGAGGCCGGCGAGGGCGGCCGCGACCACGTCGTCGAGGGCTACCGGGCGGTCAACTCCGCCACGGACGAGGCGGCGCTCGTGGCCGAACTGAGCCGCGCCGAGGTGGTCACCACGGCCGTGGGCCCGAACATCCTGCGGTTCGTGGCCCCGGCCATCGCCAAGGGCCTGGCGGCCCGCCCGGCCGGGACGGGCCGCCAGGCGGTGATGGCCTGCGAGAACGCGATCAACGCCACCGACATCCTGGAGCGGGAGGTCCGGGCCGCTGCGCGGGACCAGGGCCTCGACGACGCGGCGGTCGACGCCCGGGCGCTGTTCGCCAACACCGCGGTGGACCGCATCGTGCCGAACCAGGAGCCGGGGGCGGGCCTGGACGTGCGGGTGGAGCCATACCTCGAGTGGGCGATCGAGAAGGGACCGTTCGGCGACACCGTCCCGGAGATCCCCGGGGTGACCTGGGTGGAGGCGCTGGGCCCCTACATCGAGCGCAAGCTGTTCACCGTGAACACCGGTCACGCGGCCGCGGCCTACTTCGGGCGCGCCGTCGGGAAGCGCAAGCTCTCGGACGCGCTGGCCGACCCGCAGATCCGGGCCAAGGTCGAGGCGGTCCTGCAGGAGACCAAGGCGCTGCTGGTGGCCAAGCACGGCTTCGACCCCGCGGAGCAGGAGGCCTACGTGCAGAAGATCCTCACCCGCTTCGCCAACGCCGAGCTGCCGGACACCGTGGACCGGGTGGGCCGGGCCCCGCTGCGCAAGCTGAGCCGGCACGAGCGGTTCACCGGGCCGGCCGCGGAGCTGGCCGAGCGCGGACTGGGCACCGCCGCCCTGCTGGAGGCCATGGCCGCGGCCCTGCGCTTCGACGCCCCGGACGACCCGGAGGCCGCCGAGCTCGCGCAGCTGCTGGGCGGAACGGACGCGGACGAGACCGTGGCCGGGCGGCTGACCGGCCTGGAGCCCGGTCACCCGCTCTTCGAGGACGTCGTGGGCATCGTCGCCGACGCACGGGCGTCCCGGCGGGGCTGA
- a CDS encoding glucose 1-dehydrogenase, with product MGRVEGKVALVTGAARGIGAAIAVRLVEEGARVMLADVLPETDVKAVLSGHADRVHLDVTDAQGWAAAVAGTVNAFGGLDILVNNAGIVEFGHTAEHSRASWDRVLAVNLTGVFLGIQAAVPAMRDRGGGSIVNISSTAGLRGYEQIPAYTASKFGVRGLTKAAALDLAADGIRVNSVHPGFIITPMTEGFAPDVVHVAMGRAGRPQEVAATVAYLAGDDSSFVTGAEFVVDGGETAGTAHHPVPD from the coding sequence ATGGGACGCGTGGAGGGCAAGGTGGCGCTGGTGACCGGCGCGGCACGGGGGATCGGGGCGGCCATCGCCGTGCGGCTGGTCGAGGAGGGCGCCCGGGTGATGCTGGCCGACGTGCTGCCGGAGACGGACGTGAAGGCGGTGCTGTCCGGACACGCCGACCGCGTCCACCTGGACGTCACCGACGCGCAGGGCTGGGCGGCCGCGGTGGCCGGGACCGTGAACGCCTTCGGCGGGCTGGACATCCTGGTCAACAACGCCGGGATCGTGGAGTTCGGGCACACGGCCGAGCACTCCCGGGCCTCGTGGGACCGGGTGCTCGCGGTGAACCTCACGGGGGTCTTCCTCGGCATCCAGGCGGCCGTGCCCGCGATGCGGGACCGGGGCGGGGGCTCGATCGTGAACATCTCCTCCACCGCCGGGCTGCGCGGCTACGAGCAGATCCCCGCCTACACGGCCTCGAAGTTCGGCGTGCGGGGCCTGACCAAGGCCGCGGCCCTCGACCTCGCCGCCGACGGGATCCGGGTCAACTCGGTGCATCCCGGCTTCATCATCACCCCGATGACGGAAGGGTTCGCACCCGACGTCGTGCACGTGGCCATGGGCCGGGCCGGCCGCCCGCAGGAGGTCGCGGCGACGGTCGCCTACCTGGCCGGTGACGACTCCTCGTTCGTCACGGGAGCGGAGTTCGTCGTCGACGGCGGGGAGACCGCCGGCACCGCCCACCACCCCGTGCCGGACTGA
- a CDS encoding GNAT family N-acetyltransferase, producing the protein MTEDVPAVSVRLARATDVPAVVDLLGQLGYVPEARWVRTWVCTAVPDDRCLVAEAAGRVVGLAHLHRVPFLAESTYRARLTALVVDEPARSRGVGALLLAAAERAARDMGATALELSTSNRRLRAHRFYERHGYTQRSRHYRKAVPPDGP; encoded by the coding sequence GTGACCGAGGACGTCCCCGCCGTCTCCGTCCGCCTGGCCCGGGCCACCGACGTCCCCGCCGTGGTGGACCTGCTCGGGCAGCTCGGCTACGTCCCCGAGGCGCGTTGGGTGCGCACCTGGGTGTGCACGGCCGTGCCCGACGACCGGTGCCTGGTGGCGGAGGCGGCCGGACGGGTGGTGGGCCTGGCGCACCTGCACCGGGTGCCGTTCCTGGCCGAGAGCACCTACCGGGCCCGGCTGACCGCCCTCGTGGTCGACGAGCCGGCCCGGTCCCGCGGCGTGGGCGCGCTCCTGCTGGCCGCGGCCGAGCGGGCGGCGCGGGACATGGGGGCCACCGCGCTGGAGCTGTCGACCTCGAACCGGCGGTTGCGGGCGCACCGGTTCTACGAGCGCCACGGCTACACCCAGCGATCACGGCACTATCGCAAGGCCGTGCCGCCGGACGGCCCCTGA
- a CDS encoding universal stress protein produces MSDIPIETPTGDRIIVGVDGSDHSKEALREAARLAQALDAPLEAIACWQDPALYATSYGYIPELDPEAFQSDARRMLQETLQEVFGETRPARLTTRLLRGRAAELLVEESRSARMLVVGARGVGGVLGMILGSVSSALVSHAHCPVLVVRR; encoded by the coding sequence ATGAGCGACATCCCGATCGAGACCCCCACCGGCGACCGCATCATCGTGGGCGTCGACGGCTCCGACCACTCCAAGGAGGCACTGCGGGAAGCGGCCCGGCTGGCGCAGGCCCTCGACGCCCCCCTGGAGGCGATCGCGTGCTGGCAGGATCCGGCCCTGTACGCCACCTCCTACGGATACATCCCCGAGCTCGATCCCGAAGCGTTCCAGTCCGACGCCCGGCGCATGCTCCAGGAGACGCTCCAGGAGGTGTTCGGCGAGACCCGCCCCGCCCGGCTGACCACCCGGCTGCTGCGCGGACGCGCGGCCGAGCTGCTCGTCGAGGAGAGCAGGAGCGCCCGGATGCTGGTGGTCGGGGCCCGCGGCGTCGGCGGGGTCCTCGGCATGATCCTGGGCTCGGTCAGCTCCGCGCTGGTCTCGCACGCGCACTGCCCGGTCCTGGTCGTGCGCCGGTAG
- a CDS encoding helix-turn-helix domain-containing protein — protein sequence MDDSTTTLATAIGTRVRQERQHRHWTLDQLAEAAGVSRRMVVNVEQGVANPSVGTLLRISDALGIGLPALVEPPQPRPVKVTRRGEGAVLWTGDSGGRGVLVAGTAPPDVVELWDWTLGPGDRHASEAHAPGTKELLQVQQGTLTVEVADRTVTLDAGDALAFPGDVAHAYANPGAEPARFSLTVFEPGVGSGHHQEGSHD from the coding sequence ATGGACGACAGCACGACGACCTTGGCGACGGCCATCGGCACCCGCGTGAGACAGGAGCGGCAGCACCGGCACTGGACCCTGGATCAGCTGGCCGAGGCCGCCGGGGTCAGCCGCCGGATGGTGGTCAACGTGGAGCAGGGCGTGGCCAACCCCAGCGTGGGCACCCTGCTGCGGATCAGCGACGCCCTGGGCATCGGGCTGCCGGCGCTGGTGGAGCCGCCGCAGCCCAGGCCGGTGAAGGTGACCCGGCGCGGGGAGGGCGCGGTCCTGTGGACCGGGGACTCCGGCGGCCGGGGGGTCCTGGTGGCCGGCACCGCGCCCCCGGACGTGGTGGAGCTGTGGGACTGGACCCTGGGTCCCGGTGACCGGCACGCCAGTGAGGCCCACGCCCCGGGCACCAAGGAGCTCCTGCAGGTCCAGCAGGGCACGCTCACCGTCGAGGTCGCCGACCGGACCGTCACCCTAGACGCCGGTGACGCGCTCGCCTTTCCCGGCGACGTGGCCCACGCCTACGCCAATCCCGGCGCCGAGCCGGCGCGCTTCTCCCTGACCGTCTTCGAACCGGGCGTGGGCTCGGGCCACCACCAGGAGGGTTCCCATGACTGA
- a CDS encoding B3/B4 domain-containing protein, whose protein sequence is MTDLSTPERLLDDARVAGEVFALRPDYRAALLAVDGIVPGPSDEAGEALLQEAEAAARRALGERPVEQLPHVAAWRDAYRAFGAKPQRTRNSLEALLRRASTGLPRVNRLTDLYNAVSVLHQIQLGGEDLSRYRGAPRLARATGAEPFDTVAAGAPVIEHPEPGEVVWCDDAGVTCRRWNWRQGRRTGLAEDTTTALFILDALAPLTDEALHAAVEDLAARLARLGPEVRITHRLLTAGPTSAQGD, encoded by the coding sequence ATGACTGACCTCAGCACACCGGAACGGCTGCTCGACGACGCCCGGGTCGCGGGCGAGGTGTTCGCGCTGCGACCGGACTACCGCGCCGCGCTGCTGGCCGTCGACGGGATCGTGCCGGGCCCGAGCGACGAGGCCGGTGAGGCGCTGCTGCAGGAGGCCGAGGCCGCCGCCCGCCGGGCGCTGGGCGAGCGGCCGGTGGAGCAGCTGCCGCACGTGGCCGCGTGGCGGGACGCCTACCGGGCGTTCGGGGCGAAACCGCAGCGCACCCGCAACAGCCTGGAGGCCCTGCTGCGCCGGGCCTCCACCGGGCTGCCGCGGGTCAACCGGCTCACGGACCTCTACAACGCGGTCTCGGTGCTGCACCAGATCCAGCTCGGCGGGGAGGACCTGTCCCGCTACCGCGGTGCTCCGCGACTGGCCCGCGCCACCGGCGCCGAGCCCTTCGACACGGTCGCCGCCGGCGCGCCGGTGATCGAGCACCCCGAGCCCGGCGAGGTGGTGTGGTGCGACGACGCCGGGGTGACCTGCCGGCGCTGGAACTGGCGCCAGGGCCGCCGCACCGGCCTGGCCGAGGACACCACCACCGCCCTGTTCATCCTCGACGCACTGGCGCCCCTGACCGATGAGGCCCTGCACGCCGCGGTCGAGGACCTGGCCGCCCGCCTGGCCCGGCTCGGCCCCGAGGTGCGGATCACCCACCGCCTGCTCACCGCCGGCCCGACGTCCGCGCAAGGAGACTGA
- a CDS encoding GNAT family N-acetyltransferase, with product MTVPTPGVPGPRAALVVVDVQRGFDDAAYWGRRDNPSCEANIAALLAHWQESGRPVVFVRHDSTTPTSPLHPDRPGNAFKDIVTGTPDLLVRKSVNSSFHGSPDLHAWLQAHDVPELVVCGITTNHCCETTARVGGNLGYRVHFALDATHTFDRTGPDGVTVPAADLSRVTAVNLHGEFATVVPRRSSPLRPADEGRTGRPGRRRLRRPSPQSGPGRGTRGPVRPAVAGAWSTGAMTDPPDPIAGAWPRFTDRCLLRPVRASDLEAMLAYRGDPHVTEHLGHAPLSREEVRDRIDARLAGRDPGSGWIVRGVAIVVDGLCVGDAMLRLQPAPGAGGWQLWIGYALRPEMWGRGLATEVVAELVGIAEDCGLPVRAETFAENRASQRVLEKAGLELVDEVVAEGRRCRVFAAGHPGPPAPAPPVLSR from the coding sequence GTGACCGTCCCCACGCCCGGTGTCCCGGGTCCGCGCGCCGCCCTGGTCGTCGTCGACGTCCAGCGGGGTTTCGACGACGCCGCGTACTGGGGCCGGCGGGACAACCCGTCGTGCGAGGCGAACATCGCGGCCCTGCTGGCCCACTGGCAGGAGAGCGGCCGGCCCGTGGTGTTCGTCCGGCACGACTCCACCACCCCGACCTCCCCGCTGCACCCGGACCGCCCCGGCAACGCCTTCAAGGACATCGTCACCGGCACCCCGGACCTGCTGGTGCGCAAGAGCGTCAACTCCAGCTTCCACGGCAGCCCCGACCTGCACGCCTGGCTGCAGGCCCACGACGTCCCGGAGCTGGTCGTCTGCGGCATCACGACCAACCACTGCTGCGAGACCACGGCACGGGTCGGGGGCAACCTCGGCTACCGGGTCCACTTCGCCCTGGACGCCACCCACACCTTCGACCGTACGGGACCGGACGGCGTGACCGTGCCCGCGGCGGACCTGTCCCGGGTCACCGCGGTCAACCTGCACGGGGAGTTCGCCACGGTGGTGCCACGGCGGAGCTCACCACTCCGTCCCGCTGACGAGGGACGAACGGGACGGCCGGGGCGCCGCAGGCTCCGCCGGCCGTCTCCGCAGAGCGGGCCCGGACGCGGCACCCGAGGTCCCGTGCGCCCCGCCGTTGCGGGCGCGTGGTCGACTGGGGCCATGACGGATCCGCCTGACCCGATCGCCGGAGCGTGGCCCCGGTTCACGGACCGATGCCTGCTGCGCCCGGTGCGGGCCTCCGACCTCGAGGCGATGCTCGCCTACCGGGGCGACCCGCACGTCACCGAGCACCTGGGCCATGCCCCCTTGTCGCGCGAGGAGGTCCGGGACCGCATCGACGCCCGTCTGGCGGGACGCGACCCGGGGTCCGGGTGGATCGTGCGCGGTGTGGCGATCGTGGTCGACGGGCTCTGTGTCGGGGATGCGATGCTGCGCCTCCAGCCGGCGCCCGGGGCGGGAGGCTGGCAGCTGTGGATCGGCTACGCGCTGCGACCGGAGATGTGGGGGCGTGGACTGGCGACCGAGGTGGTCGCCGAGCTCGTCGGCATCGCCGAGGACTGTGGCCTGCCGGTCCGGGCCGAGACGTTCGCGGAGAACCGGGCCTCACAGCGGGTGCTGGAGAAGGCGGGCCTGGAACTCGTCGACGAGGTGGTGGCCGAGGGCCGGCGCTGCCGCGTCTTCGCTGCTGGACACCCGGGGCCGCCGGCGCCGGCGCCACCTGTCCTGTCCCGGTAG